A section of the Alkalihalobacillus sp. LMS39 genome encodes:
- a CDS encoding (Fe-S)-binding protein produces MKVSLFITCLGDVFYPGVGKDTVEILERLNCEVVFPANQTCCGQPAYNSGYHKETKEVAKHMINTFAESEYVVSPSGSCATMFHEYVHLFEDEPKWQEKAKELAAKTYELTAFIVDVLQIEDVGATCHKKVTYHTSCHMTRLLGVKDAPMKLLKNVKGLEFTDLPNKEICCGFGGTFSVKMMQISEQMVNEKIDHIEETKAEALIGADCGCLMNIGGRIERQGKSIEVMHIAQILNSKE; encoded by the coding sequence ATGAAAGTATCCTTGTTTATTACATGTCTTGGGGATGTTTTCTATCCTGGGGTAGGAAAAGATACGGTTGAAATTTTAGAAAGGCTTAACTGTGAAGTCGTTTTTCCTGCGAATCAAACGTGTTGTGGTCAACCGGCTTACAATAGCGGGTATCATAAAGAAACAAAAGAAGTCGCAAAACATATGATAAACACCTTTGCTGAATCAGAGTATGTAGTGTCTCCTTCTGGTTCGTGTGCAACAATGTTTCATGAATATGTTCATTTATTTGAAGATGAGCCAAAGTGGCAAGAAAAAGCAAAAGAACTCGCCGCAAAAACATATGAGTTAACCGCATTTATCGTTGACGTTTTACAAATAGAAGATGTAGGAGCGACATGTCATAAAAAAGTGACGTACCATACATCTTGTCACATGACCCGTTTACTAGGTGTGAAAGATGCGCCAATGAAACTATTAAAAAACGTCAAAGGGTTAGAGTTTACCGACTTACCGAATAAAGAAATATGCTGTGGCTTTGGTGGAACTTTTTCTGTGAAAATGATGCAAATCTCAGAACAAATGGTCAATGAAAAAATAGACCATATAGAAGAAACAAAAGCAGAAGCACTCATTGGAGCTGATTGTGGCTGTCTAATGAATATTGGTGGCCGTATTGAACGTCAAGGCAAATCAATTGAAG
- a CDS encoding bifunctional aldolase/short-chain dehydrogenase → MVQNLWNEEKAKSLTAGLDELVYRSNLIGSDRAVCNWGGGNTSMKTVEKDFRGRDIEVMWVKGSGSDLATMGAKNFTGLNLEDIKPLIERDEMSDEDMVAYLSHCMIDSKHPRASIETLLHAFLPYKHVDHTHPDSIISICCADNGKDIAKEIFGDRFVWVPYVRPGFTLSKMIAEGVQNNPNAELVLMEKHGLVVWGESAQESYNKTIDVINEAEQYIQARLQDNKIFGGQKYESLQEEERKEILAQVMPIIRGEVFAEKAMLLTYDDNASVLEFVNSEEAKELSQVGAACPDHLVHTKRVPLYIDWDPATKDVDALVASIKAGVAAFKEEYEAYFNRNKVDGDVMFEPSPRVILIPGLGMVNTGKNLTMANVSGALYNRAIAVMKGTTTLGQFVSLNENESYHIEYWPLELYKLSLAPAEAEFSRKVAFVTGGAGGIGSETCRLFVEQGAHVVIADLNLEGAEKLASEINEQYGEGRAFAVKMDVTKEEEILDAFKQVALAYGGVDTIVNNAGLATSSPFDETTLQEWNLNMNVLGTGYFLVAREAFSLMKKQGIGGSMVFVGSKNSVYAGKNASAYSSVKALETHLARCIAAEGGEFGIRVNSVLPDAVLQGSAIWGSRWREERAAAYGIEPDQLEEHYRKRTTLLVNIYPRDIAESIAFLASSKAEKTTGCMLTVDGGVPAAFTR, encoded by the coding sequence ATGGTACAGAACTTATGGAATGAAGAAAAAGCAAAGAGTTTAACTGCAGGTTTAGACGAGCTTGTGTATCGTTCAAACTTAATCGGGTCAGACCGTGCTGTTTGTAACTGGGGTGGCGGAAATACATCGATGAAAACGGTTGAGAAAGACTTTCGTGGACGTGATATTGAAGTTATGTGGGTAAAAGGAAGTGGCTCTGACTTAGCTACAATGGGAGCGAAAAACTTCACAGGATTAAATCTTGAAGATATTAAACCGTTAATTGAGCGTGACGAAATGTCAGACGAAGACATGGTTGCTTATTTATCTCACTGTATGATTGATAGTAAACATCCACGTGCGTCCATAGAAACATTACTTCATGCGTTTTTACCATATAAACATGTAGACCATACACATCCAGACTCGATTATTAGTATTTGTTGCGCTGATAACGGAAAAGACATCGCAAAAGAAATTTTCGGAGACCGTTTTGTATGGGTTCCTTATGTACGACCAGGTTTTACCCTATCAAAAATGATTGCAGAAGGTGTGCAAAACAATCCAAATGCAGAACTCGTCTTAATGGAAAAGCACGGATTAGTTGTTTGGGGAGAAAGCGCACAAGAAAGCTATAATAAAACAATTGATGTTATTAATGAAGCAGAACAATATATCCAAGCTAGATTACAAGATAATAAAATTTTTGGTGGGCAAAAATATGAGTCACTACAAGAAGAAGAAAGAAAAGAAATTTTAGCGCAAGTGATGCCAATTATCCGTGGCGAAGTGTTTGCTGAAAAAGCAATGCTACTGACTTACGATGATAATGCTAGTGTATTAGAATTTGTAAATAGCGAAGAGGCAAAAGAACTTTCACAAGTCGGTGCAGCATGTCCTGATCATCTTGTTCACACAAAACGTGTACCATTATATATTGACTGGGACCCAGCAACAAAAGATGTAGATGCGTTAGTCGCTAGTATTAAAGCCGGAGTTGCTGCGTTTAAAGAAGAATATGAAGCTTATTTTAACCGGAATAAAGTAGATGGCGATGTTATGTTTGAGCCATCACCACGTGTTATTTTAATTCCTGGCCTTGGGATGGTAAACACAGGGAAAAACCTAACAATGGCAAATGTAAGTGGGGCCCTTTATAACCGAGCGATTGCAGTAATGAAAGGAACGACTACACTAGGGCAATTCGTTTCTTTAAATGAAAATGAATCTTATCATATTGAATATTGGCCACTAGAGCTTTACAAACTATCATTAGCTCCAGCAGAAGCAGAGTTTTCTAGAAAAGTAGCATTTGTCACAGGTGGTGCTGGTGGAATCGGAAGTGAAACATGCCGTCTTTTTGTTGAACAAGGCGCTCATGTCGTCATCGCTGATTTAAACCTTGAAGGAGCTGAAAAGCTAGCTTCTGAAATTAATGAGCAATATGGGGAAGGTCGTGCATTTGCTGTTAAAATGGATGTAACAAAAGAAGAAGAAATCCTAGATGCTTTTAAACAAGTTGCATTGGCGTACGGTGGTGTTGATACGATTGTGAACAATGCCGGCTTAGCGACATCAAGTCCATTTGACGAAACAACTCTTCAAGAGTGGAATTTAAATATGAATGTATTAGGAACAGGATATTTTCTAGTAGCTAGAGAAGCATTCTCTTTAATGAAAAAACAAGGAATCGGTGGCAGTATGGTCTTTGTTGGTTCGAAAAACTCTGTGTATGCAGGGAAAAATGCTTCTGCCTATAGCTCAGTGAAAGCGTTAGAAACTCATTTGGCGCGTTGTATTGCAGCAGAAGGTGGAGAGTTCGGTATTCGTGTCAACTCAGTGTTACCGGATGCTGTGTTACAAGGGTCAGCAATTTGGGGTTCAAGATGGCGTGAAGAGCGAGCGGCTGCTTACGGAATTGAGCCAGATCAACTAGAAGAACATTACAGAAAACGTACAACGTTACTGGTCAATATTTATCCACGTGATATTGCAGAATCTATTGCCTTTTTAGCCTCATCAAAAGCAGAAAAAACAACAGGTTGTATGCTAACCGTTGATGGTGGCGTACCAGCCGCATTTACAAGATAA
- the rhaA gene encoding L-rhamnose isomerase, whose product MDVKQQFELAKKEYGQWGIDVEQSLELLKTIPISIHCWQGDDVSGFEVAKSELSGGIDVTGNYPGKAKTPEQLRQDIDKALSLIPGKHRINLHAIYAETDGEVVERNQLEPKHFQKWVEWAKERRLGLDFNPTLFSHEKAADGLTLSHPDEEIRNYWIEHCIASRKIGEYFGKELGTPCLTNIWIPDGYKDTPSDRLTPRKRLKDSLDKIFAVDIDEKFNIDAVESKLFGIGSESFVVGSHEFYLGYALKNNKLCLLDTGHYHPTEAVSNKISAMLLYSEKLALHVSRPVRWDSDHVVTFDDELKEIALEIVRNDAIDDVMIGLDFFDASINRIAAWTIGTRNMIKALLYAMLLPNEHLKQLQEKGDFTERLALLEEFKSYPFGAVWNYYCEMMDVPVKETWLQDVKSYEQEVLSKR is encoded by the coding sequence ATGGATGTGAAACAACAGTTTGAGCTTGCCAAAAAAGAATATGGGCAATGGGGGATTGATGTTGAACAAAGCTTAGAGCTTCTAAAAACGATCCCGATTTCGATCCATTGCTGGCAAGGTGATGATGTGTCTGGATTTGAAGTCGCAAAAAGTGAATTATCCGGGGGAATTGATGTTACGGGAAATTATCCGGGTAAAGCAAAAACACCTGAGCAGTTGCGCCAAGATATTGATAAAGCATTATCATTAATCCCAGGAAAGCATCGTATTAACTTACATGCAATTTACGCAGAAACAGATGGGGAAGTCGTCGAACGCAATCAACTGGAACCGAAGCATTTTCAAAAATGGGTAGAATGGGCAAAAGAACGTCGTTTAGGTCTTGATTTTAACCCGACACTATTTTCACATGAAAAAGCGGCAGATGGCTTAACATTGTCCCATCCAGATGAGGAAATCCGTAATTATTGGATTGAACATTGTATTGCAAGTCGAAAAATCGGGGAGTATTTTGGGAAAGAGCTTGGAACACCTTGTTTAACGAATATTTGGATTCCTGATGGCTATAAAGATACACCAAGTGATCGTCTTACGCCGAGAAAACGTTTAAAAGACTCGTTAGATAAAATTTTTGCAGTGGATATTGATGAGAAATTTAATATTGATGCAGTGGAAAGTAAATTGTTTGGTATTGGGTCAGAGTCCTTTGTAGTCGGTTCACATGAGTTCTATTTAGGATATGCCTTAAAAAATAATAAATTATGTTTATTAGACACAGGACATTATCATCCAACAGAAGCAGTTTCAAACAAAATTTCTGCAATGCTTTTATACAGTGAAAAATTAGCGTTACATGTTTCACGTCCCGTTCGTTGGGATAGTGACCATGTCGTTACATTTGATGATGAATTAAAAGAAATTGCCCTAGAAATTGTCCGCAATGATGCAATTGACGATGTAATGATTGGACTAGATTTCTTTGATGCAAGTATAAACCGGATTGCAGCGTGGACAATCGGAACGAGAAATATGATTAAAGCATTATTATATGCGATGTTATTGCCAAATGAGCATTTAAAACAGTTACAAGAAAAAGGTGATTTTACAGAGAGACTCGCTTTATTAGAAGAATTTAAATCTTATCCATTTGGAGCCGTTTGGAACTATTATTGTGAGATGATGGATGTTCCAGTGAAAGAAACATGGCTTCAAGATGTAAAATCATACGAACAAGAAGTTCTTTCAAAGCGGTAA
- a CDS encoding class II aldolase/adducin family protein: MDIHVLHPADQIIMIMERVYESGLTTTSGGNISIYDENGNIWITPASVDKGSLTRRDIVKVNADGTVEGIHKPSSEFPFHQLIYKARSDIKAVIHAHPPALVAFSIVRKVPNTWMVPSVQHVCGEVGLATYALPGSTELGENIADVFKEGINTVILENHGVVVGFPDLFKAYKAFETLDFSARIELEASRIGKPTEIKKELLEKHKVDTKELEDFIPESYGIRERDLRTEMCQLIHRAYKQQLFTSTQGTFSHRLSDNSFLITPYDIDRKYIEPGDIVRIENGKKEIGRTPSRAAMFHQSIYELHPHIESIIIAHPPHFMAFAVTDIHFDSRTIPESYLLLKNVPKLEYEAPYVEPKKAAEVFNKQTPLAIVKNDCVIVTGKNLLHAFDRLEVAEYSAKALISSVGIGDIVHISDKEISDLEEAFNL; encoded by the coding sequence ATGGATATTCATGTGCTTCATCCCGCTGATCAAATTATTATGATAATGGAAAGAGTATACGAATCAGGATTAACAACAACATCGGGAGGGAATATTTCGATTTATGATGAAAACGGAAATATATGGATTACTCCAGCAAGTGTCGATAAAGGCTCGTTAACGAGGCGGGATATTGTGAAAGTAAACGCTGATGGAACAGTGGAAGGAATTCATAAGCCTTCAAGTGAATTTCCGTTTCATCAACTCATTTATAAAGCACGCAGCGATATTAAAGCTGTCATCCATGCTCATCCACCAGCACTTGTTGCATTTAGTATCGTTAGAAAAGTACCGAATACATGGATGGTGCCGAGTGTGCAACATGTATGCGGAGAAGTCGGACTAGCAACATATGCTCTACCGGGAAGTACGGAGTTAGGCGAAAATATTGCTGATGTTTTTAAAGAAGGAATTAATACGGTTATTTTAGAAAATCACGGTGTTGTTGTGGGGTTCCCAGATTTATTTAAAGCATATAAAGCATTTGAAACATTAGATTTTAGTGCGAGAATTGAGCTTGAAGCAAGTCGAATCGGTAAGCCGACCGAAATAAAAAAAGAACTGTTAGAAAAACATAAAGTAGATACGAAGGAATTAGAGGACTTCATTCCAGAATCATATGGAATACGAGAGCGAGACTTACGAACAGAAATGTGTCAATTGATTCACCGTGCTTATAAACAACAGTTGTTTACGAGTACTCAAGGGACGTTTTCACACCGATTATCTGATAATTCCTTTTTAATAACTCCATATGATATCGATAGAAAATATATAGAACCTGGTGATATTGTCCGCATTGAAAATGGCAAAAAAGAAATCGGAAGAACTCCAAGTCGTGCGGCGATGTTTCATCAATCAATATATGAATTACACCCACATATTGAATCAATAATAATTGCTCACCCGCCACACTTTATGGCTTTTGCAGTAACTGATATTCATTTTGATTCAAGAACGATACCAGAAAGTTATTTGCTTTTGAAAAATGTACCGAAATTAGAGTATGAAGCACCTTATGTTGAACCGAAAAAAGCAGCCGAGGTTTTTAATAAACAAACACCTCTTGCCATCGTAAAAAATGATTGTGTTATCGTAACAGGGAAGAATTTATTACATGCTTTTGACCGATTAGAAGTAGCAGAGTATAGCGCGAAAGCCCTTATTTCTTCAGTGGGTATCGGTGACATTGTTCATATTAGCGATAAGGAAATTAGCGATTTAGAAGAAGCTTTTAATCTATAA
- the rhaB gene encoding rhamnulokinase: MTYSLAVDIGASSGRLMLGYIEDGTLQLQEIHRFENKLIELNGHFCWDIDKLFEEIKAGIKKCHDVGLTPTSIGIDTWAVDFVLLDENNDRITDAVAYRDPRTDGIMEEVFDIIMKERLYLETGIQFQKFNTIYQLYALKKHQPDVLKKAKRFLMIPDYLHFLLTGKVTNEYTNATSTQLVNAFTKKWDKDILEKLDLNPNMFGSMNMPKTVVGPLRKELEEEFGFTMDVILPATHDTGSAVIAVPEMDDTIYISSGTWSLIGVENHFPICVTKALDYNFTNEGGLEHRFRFLKNIMGLWMIQEVRRNYNNSYSFAELVELSLQANDFHSTVNVDDERFLKPDNMIEEIQAYCKDTNQAVPETPGEIAKCVYDSLVNSYVQAIAEIEDIFEKSFSKINVIGGGSQNEQLNQLIANATKKSVFAGPIEATAIGNIVTQLMALNEIKSIEEARALIKQSFEVKQYSAKG, from the coding sequence ATGACATATAGTTTAGCTGTCGATATTGGAGCTTCAAGTGGCCGGTTAATGTTAGGGTATATTGAAGATGGAACATTACAATTACAAGAGATTCATCGTTTTGAAAACAAATTAATCGAATTAAACGGGCATTTTTGTTGGGATATTGACAAGTTATTTGAAGAAATTAAAGCGGGAATAAAAAAATGTCATGATGTTGGTTTAACACCAACGAGCATTGGCATTGATACATGGGCAGTTGATTTTGTTCTATTAGATGAAAATAATGATAGAATCACCGATGCTGTAGCTTATCGCGACCCACGGACAGACGGAATCATGGAAGAAGTCTTTGACATCATCATGAAAGAACGACTGTATTTAGAAACAGGAATTCAGTTTCAAAAATTTAATACGATTTATCAGTTATATGCCCTAAAAAAACATCAGCCAGACGTCTTAAAAAAAGCAAAGCGGTTTTTAATGATTCCAGATTATCTTCATTTTTTATTAACAGGAAAAGTAACAAATGAATATACAAATGCGACTTCAACACAGCTCGTAAATGCATTTACGAAAAAGTGGGATAAAGATATTTTAGAGAAATTAGATTTAAATCCAAATATGTTTGGTTCAATGAACATGCCAAAAACAGTTGTTGGTCCATTACGGAAAGAGCTTGAAGAAGAATTTGGCTTTACGATGGATGTTATTTTACCAGCAACACATGACACAGGATCAGCTGTGATTGCTGTACCAGAAATGGATGATACGATTTACATTAGTTCAGGGACATGGTCTTTAATTGGTGTAGAAAATCATTTTCCGATTTGTGTCACGAAAGCATTAGACTATAATTTTACTAATGAAGGTGGTCTCGAACATCGCTTCCGGTTCTTAAAAAATATTATGGGCTTATGGATGATTCAAGAAGTGCGACGCAATTATAACAATTCCTATTCGTTTGCTGAATTAGTAGAGTTATCATTACAAGCTAACGATTTTCATTCTACTGTTAATGTCGATGATGAGCGGTTTTTAAAGCCGGATAATATGATTGAAGAAATCCAAGCATATTGTAAAGATACAAACCAAGCTGTACCAGAGACACCTGGTGAAATCGCCAAATGTGTGTATGATAGCTTAGTGAATAGTTATGTTCAGGCCATTGCTGAAATTGAAGATATTTTTGAAAAATCATTTAGTAAAATTAATGTTATCGGTGGCGGCTCACAAAACGAACAGTTAAATCAATTAATTGCCAATGCAACAAAAAAATCCGTGTTTGCTGGTCCGATAGAGGCGACAGCGATTGGGAACATTGTGACACAATTGATGGCTTTAAACGAAATAAAGTCGATTGAAGAAGCAAGAGCACTCATTAAGCAATCATTTGAAGTGAAACAATACAGTGCAAAAGGTTAA
- a CDS encoding DeoR/GlpR family DNA-binding transcription regulator — protein sequence MLVAERHEKIVEVVNDKGSIRVSELSQLFGVTEETIRRDLERLETDGKLRRSHGGAVSVKTTGAEAPYTEREITNVKEKMEVATEAIAHVKVNDRIILDASTTAWYMAKRLPDMPLTVVTNSMKVAMELASREKIKVISVGGTLLSKSLSFVGPQAEQALESYYVNKAFVSCQGIHPERGLSDSNEMQALVKKKMIEMSETVYLLVDYSKYGVKAFSRIDSTEAVDYVITDSKTNTTQLEPFKDREITFIRANEGTVYL from the coding sequence ATGCTTGTTGCAGAAAGACATGAGAAAATCGTAGAGGTTGTTAATGATAAAGGAAGTATCCGTGTATCGGAATTAAGCCAGCTTTTTGGTGTGACTGAAGAGACGATTCGTCGTGATTTAGAACGATTAGAAACAGACGGAAAGCTTAGAAGAAGTCATGGTGGTGCTGTCAGTGTAAAAACGACAGGAGCAGAAGCACCATATACCGAACGAGAAATTACAAATGTGAAAGAGAAAATGGAAGTGGCAACTGAAGCTATTGCTCATGTGAAGGTCAATGACCGTATTATATTAGATGCAAGTACAACAGCTTGGTATATGGCCAAACGACTTCCTGATATGCCATTAACGGTTGTGACAAACTCAATGAAAGTCGCCATGGAGCTCGCATCACGAGAGAAAATAAAAGTCATTTCAGTAGGTGGAACGCTACTATCTAAATCATTGTCGTTTGTTGGACCACAGGCTGAGCAAGCATTAGAAAGTTATTATGTGAATAAAGCGTTTGTGTCTTGCCAAGGAATTCATCCTGAACGTGGATTAAGTGATTCGAATGAAATGCAAGCACTAGTGAAAAAGAAAATGATCGAAATGTCAGAAACAGTTTATTTACTAGTCGATTATTCGAAGTATGGAGTGAAAGCTTTTTCACGCATTGATTCGACCGAAGCCGTTGATTATGTGATAACTGATTCTAAAACAAATACGACACAACTTGAACCGTTTAAAGATAGAGAGATTACATTTATTCGAGCAAACGAAGGCACAGTTTATTTATAA